The segment cccattatttttttctctctctgatTTGTGTTTATGATGCTAGGTCAAGGATCTTGAGGATGCTGTACAGGAAATTTGGAAACGTAAAGATATCGAGGATAAAGAGCTAATTGCTAGCCTAAGAGCTAGTGCACGAGTCGTAGGGAAAACTGGTGGCGCCCCTGTTATCGATCAGCCTGGTTCTGCCGAAAGAAAAGTTGCTGAAAAGGCTATGGtcagtggagaagaagagaagccaCTGAGAGTTCTCAGAATAAAAAGTAGCAGGCCTCAAGATTCAGATAGTGAGAAACTCGGAAAACACTCTAAAGAGCAGAGCCCTGTGAAGGCGAAAAAATTGGTGATAAGTATAGGCCCTAGAAAAGCAGGAGTTACAAACCCGATGAGTTGCGACACATCAAAGCTTGCCTCCAAATCGAACGGTATGTGTATTTTGGAATGATAATACACACTACGATTTATTTTTAAGACTACACTATAAATGTTATTTAGTCGATATACGACATAGACGATATAATTAAAGAAGCTCCGGTAATTTCAGGAAAGCATGGGAAATTACAATCAGAAGAAACCGCTTCCCAAGAAGAGCAGGAAAGGAGCATATTGAGAAAGAGTAGTGAAGAAAAGAGAGGGTCTCAAAGTGAGGTAGGCACTTCAAAGGGGGAAGGCGGAGGAGATTCAAATGGTGGCCAACAAGAGTTGCAGAAAGATTCAAGAAGATTGCtgaaactgaaaataaaaactcataatCCGGAGAGCCAAGAACGTGAAGCCCCTAGAATCGTGTATGAAAGAAGCAAGTCTGGGAAAGGACATAGGTCCAAAAGAAAGAGAGCATCACCTCCAGCTGAAAAATCAGCGTtcaatgaagatgaagatgtgtcACTGTCTCGTGATGACAGTTTGTTAGACGAAATGCTTGATGCTAGTTGGATTCTGAAGAAGTTGGGGAAGGATGCAAAAGGCAAAAAGGTTCAAATACACGAGGCCGCAGATAATACATGGTACAtgagactctttttttttttttaacctgtGAGCGTGTTTTTTATCTTTAGATGTTTCATCTATTATAAGTTGTTCTAACAATTGAGTAAAAACAGGGAGAAAGGGGTGGTAAGTGAAGTAGGAGGAGGAGGGACGTCGAAGTTGATGGTGACGCTTGAGAATGGAAAAGTGAAGACGGTGGAGCTTGGAAAGCAAGGGGTTAGATTTGTTGCTCAGAAGCAGAAGAGGACGAGAACGTGAGAGGCTTTGAGCATCGTCCAACATTTGGAACAAGATGAGCAAAAGACCTTGCAGGAGGAGTTGGTAGGTGAAGCAGTACTAGCTTCTTTATCATCGATTCCTTTAGATGTTGTATGTATCATATAGACATTGTGAAACAAATTTAGCTTTTGAAAAATTCGAAGAAAGGATTAACAGCTGAATGAAATAAAGAGATTTTGAGAACTTGAGAAGAGGTTAGTtgaataatttttcttattaagaaaacaaaggTTATGAAGAATATTAGAATTTATCAAAACTTCTAGCTACTTTTGGAAATCTATCCCGTTGAAACTTTGGTATGGACTGTATTAGAGAAGGTGGTGGAGCTAGTGGAACACCAAAGTCAACCAAACACAAAGATGTATTTGGACATTGCCAAGTGTAACAGTAACAGACATAATGTATTCCCATGGACCATAATGAAATGACATGATATATggtaataaaataaacaattaaatatGAGTGATTTACACTATAGAGcagtttatgagtttttattacACCATAAGACAGTTATTGCTCCTAAGGTAGTTTTTCACAACTACAAGATAACTACGTTCTTTATTGAAACTAGATAGACCCCACAATTttccttttaattttgttttctttctctctctgttaaaaagaaataatttttaatggTAGAAAAATTCCAAAAGAAATCtggaaaacaataattttaatggcaaaaaaagatgaagaggaagaaacTGAACGGTAGTCACTTGAATACTTGCCGTAAACGCATATTGTCGTCTTCTACTTTGTCGAAGGCCATGATCTGTTGTAATATTATTTGTCATCTCCTCAGACGCGTTAATTCACTTTGTCATCTCTTCCGTTGCGTTGCAACAATGTTTCCAGCGTCGTGACCTTATCTCTCTCGCCGTCACGGCACCGTAGAAGCTCGGGAACATCAATGgccacttttgtttttttttttgtatttttggtcCTTAACGtttgtataattttgtttttaacccTAAACTTATTAATTGTGCAtatatctaaccctaaacctataTGTGTACAactagtttatatatattggtTCATTTTGGTTGTACACGTGTACATGTTTCAAAATGTACACAAAATCACCCACAAACGTTTTGATTCTTCATTTTAGTACATCATCATAATTGCACGAATGATACTTGGTCTTTTGAttgctttaattttttcttcCAAACTTTCAAAAGTAAACAATTGTCTATTtgatttagcaaaaaaaaaaactgattatgTACTACAACCCCAATGCTAATGCAATTGAGAACATATGTGCA is part of the Brassica rapa cultivar Chiifu-401-42 chromosome A09, CAAS_Brap_v3.01, whole genome shotgun sequence genome and harbors:
- the LOC103841144 gene encoding histone-lysine N-methyltransferase 2C, with product MAFHVACPITCRKICDCLLGFPRSLHGKEAKDLFLNEIHSLQHLLPDPWDSRVSKEGTVQIHVPKLPPSDTGVDDSVKEVAASSVSRLGRHTVVLKKAVENHAARSASDDFEMAVNELNEVDHDTDSASVTCPMCFMVEVGKSERAKMISCKCCRKKYHRNCLKSWAQHRDLFNWSSWACPSCRTCEACGTSGDPKKLMFCKRCDDAYHCDCQQPRHKTVSSGPYLCPKHTKCYSCGSKVPGNGQSLRWFLGHTCCDACGRLFGKGNYCPVCLKVYRDSEATPMVCCDYCQRWVHCLCDGISDEKYMQFQVDGNLQYKCSTCRGESYQVKDLEDAVQEIWKRKDIEDKELIASLRASARVVGKTGGAPVIDQPGSAERKVAEKAMVSGEEEKPLRVLRIKSSRPQDSDSEKLGKHSKEQSPVKAKKLVISIGPRKAGVTNPMSCDTSKLASKSNGKHGKLQSEETASQEEQERSILRKSSEEKRGSQSEVGTSKGEGGGDSNGGQQELQKDSRRLLKLKIKTHNPESQEREAPRIVYERSKSGKGHRSKRKRASPPAEKSAFNEDEDVSLSRDDSLLDEMLDASWILKKLGKDAKGKKVQIHEAADNTWEKGVVSEVGGGGTSKLMVTLENGKVKTVELGKQGVRFVAQKQKRTRT